A stretch of DNA from Chloroflexota bacterium:
ACTACTCAGCCATCGTTCCTTTATCCGCGAATTACGCGAATCTTCGCTAATTTTTTCTTCTTATTCGCGCAATTCGCGTTATTCGCGGATAAATTTGTTTTTTCATCGGCGTAAATGTGGGTTGGCTGAGTAGTTACAAAAAAACTTGCCGGACTGGTTGGGCTATGCCCGCATTTGAATATCGCCTTGCATTTTTATCATCGGGGAGGAAATATGTCGAATCCGATTGATCAGTACATCGAACAACATTTGAACGACAACATCGCCGAGTTGTCGCGGCTATGCGCGCAACCGAGCGTGTCCGCGCAAGGCGTCGGCATCACAGAGTGCGCCGAACTCGTCGCGGAAATGTTGCGCGTGCGTGGATTCTCGACCCAGATTTATCCCACGCCCGGGCATCCCGTAGTCACTGCCGAGATCAAAGGCAAGCGCGACAAGACGCTCTTGTTTTACAATCACTATGACGTTCAACCGCCCGAACCGCTCGAACTCTGGGAATCGCCGGCGTTCACGCCGACCGTGCGCGAGGGAAAGTTGTTCGCGCGCGGTGTGAGCGACGACAAGGGGCACATCCAATCGCGCCTTGCCGCGCTCGATGCATTCAAAGCCGTGAACGGCGACTATCCGTGCAACATCAAGTTCGTCATCGAGGGCGAAGAAGAAATCAGCAGTGTCAATTTGCCCGCGTTCGTCGCCTCGCACACGCGCGAACTGCACGCCGACGCGTGCATCTGGGAATTCGGCGGCGTCAATTTCGAGGATCGCCCAATCATGTTCCTGGGTATGCGCGGCATCTGCTACGTCGAGTTGTCGGTGACGTGCCTGACCCAGGATGTCCATTCGGGCGTCGGCGGCTCGATCTTTCCGAACGCGGCGTGGCGGCTCGCGTGGGCGCTCGGCGCATTGAAGGATCGCAACGAACGCATCCTCATCCCAGGATTCTACGACGACGCCAAGCCGCCCAGCGCGCGCGATCTGGAATTGCTCGCGCGCTTGCCCGATGAAACCGGCGATTGGCGCACGCGGTACGGCGTCAGCATATTTTTGAAAGGTCTGCAACCCGGCGTCGAGTTGCGCCGCGAAGCCGTCTTCGTCCCAACCTGTACGATTTGCGGTCTGAATGCCGGTTATCAAGGCAAAGGATCGAAAACGGTGTTGCCCGCGCGTGCGAGCGCCAAAGTGGATTTTCGCCTCGTGCCCGATCAAGACCCGGAAGACATTGTTGCGAAACTACGCCGGCATCTCGACGCGCAGGGGTTCAACGACGTGCAGATCGAATTCATCGGCGGCGAAAAACCGGGACGCACCGATCCCGATCATCCGTTTATCAAACTCGTGACGGACGCGGCGCGCGAGGTATATCAGAAGGAAATGGAGATCGCGCCGATGATTGGCGGCAGCGGACCGTACCACGCATTCGCACATTACTTGAACGTGCCGATTGGCAGTTCGGGCGTCGGGCATCCTGGGTCGCAAGCGCATGCGCCGAATGAAAACATCCGGCTCGATTTGTTCGTCAAGGGCACGCAACACACCGCACGCATCGTTCAGAAATTCGCGGAGAATTTTTGACGCCCGACGACGACGGTGCTATACTTGGCGCGATGGCTCACGACGTTCTCGTTCTGAATCAAAACTTTGAGCCGCTGAATGTTTGCCCCACCAAACGCGCCGTCGTCCTCCTCATCAGCGGCAAAGCCGAAATCGTGTTGGATGGTCGCGGCTACATTCCGACCGCCACCGCCAAATTTCCGCGCCCCTCGGTCATTCGTCTCGCGGCGCAAGTGCACCGTCCGCGTCCGCACATCAAGTTAACCCGGCGCGCGATTTTTCGCCGCGATAATTTCACGTGCCAATACTGCGGCGTGCAATCGCATCACCTCACGGTTGATCACGTGATGCCGCGGCATCGCGGCGGCAAACACACATGGAACAATGTCGTCAGCGCGTGCCCGCCGTGCAATCGGCGCAAAGGCGGCAAACTCCTCACCGAAGTGCGGATGACCTTGCGCCATCCGCCGATTGAGCCGCCCAGCACGACGCGCGCGTTGTTCGGACACTACCTCGATGAGTATCACGATTGGGAACCATTCTTGGGCGATCAATGAAAAAACCAGGTTTCCCCGAAGGGGAGAAACCTGGTTTTTCTTTGGCAGGCGTTTCAATTTGGCTCGGCGACCGCCTCTGCGGCGACCACTTCCTCCGGCTCCATCGGCTCGATAATTTCCCACACGATTTGCGGATCGGTCTTGCGCCGCAAGCGAATCGGGTTGACCTCTTGCGTGTCAAACTCGTGCTCGATCATCGCGCGCGTGAACGGATCAACGAAGACGCCGCGATCCGTTTTCATCGCCATCCGTTCTGCGAGCGTGACGACTTCGCCGATGATCGCGAACTCGGCGAGACGCGCGGTGGCGATGTGCCCGGCGATCACATACCCGGTCGCGACGCCGATACCGATTTCGACTGGCGGCTCCAGGGTCCATTCTTTCACGAGCGCGCGCGCCGTGTGTTTGATCTCCATCGCCGCGCGCGCCGCGCGCAACGCGTGATCCGGTTGATCGAACACCAGATTCCACGCGGCGAGCGTCGTATCGCCGGCTTGTTTGGTCACAAAGCCCTCGTGTTGAAACACGGTCGCGACGATGTGCCCGACAAAACGATTCAACAATTCGATCAACTGCTCGGCTGGAAGCGTGTCGGTCAACAAACGCAAATCGCGCAAATCCACGTACATTACCGAGACGGTGCGGCGCGTGCCGCGCAACGGCA
This window harbors:
- a CDS encoding M20/M25/M40 family metallo-hydrolase, with the translated sequence MSNPIDQYIEQHLNDNIAELSRLCAQPSVSAQGVGITECAELVAEMLRVRGFSTQIYPTPGHPVVTAEIKGKRDKTLLFYNHYDVQPPEPLELWESPAFTPTVREGKLFARGVSDDKGHIQSRLAALDAFKAVNGDYPCNIKFVIEGEEEISSVNLPAFVASHTRELHADACIWEFGGVNFEDRPIMFLGMRGICYVELSVTCLTQDVHSGVGGSIFPNAAWRLAWALGALKDRNERILIPGFYDDAKPPSARDLELLARLPDETGDWRTRYGVSIFLKGLQPGVELRREAVFVPTCTICGLNAGYQGKGSKTVLPARASAKVDFRLVPDQDPEDIVAKLRRHLDAQGFNDVQIEFIGGEKPGRTDPDHPFIKLVTDAAREVYQKEMEIAPMIGGSGPYHAFAHYLNVPIGSSGVGHPGSQAHAPNENIRLDLFVKGTQHTARIVQKFAENF
- a CDS encoding adenylate/guanylate cyclase domain-containing protein; translation: MRLQVGSAIALGVGLVLSAVLLANFLEPLQASLARFLFSPADLGFAPQDLLSEIVMLFLVALMVGATAPHVAAFPATALTILYAAMYLSYAYQKLGERILTRPLYPLLALLLTLILTRLFRYFSVERRRDFISHLFRHAVPPESVDRVTTVFDTNALPLRGTRRTVSVMYVDLRDLRLLTDTLPAEQLIELLNRFVGHIVATVFQHEGFVTKQAGDTTLAAWNLVFDQPDHALRAARAAMEIKHTARALVKEWTLEPPVEIGIGVATGYVIAGHIATARLAEFAIIGEVVTLAERMAMKTDRGVFVDPFTRAMIEHEFDTQEVNPIRLRRKTDPQIVWEIIEPMEPEEVVAAEAVAEPN
- a CDS encoding HNH endonuclease, with product MAHDVLVLNQNFEPLNVCPTKRAVVLLISGKAEIVLDGRGYIPTATAKFPRPSVIRLAAQVHRPRPHIKLTRRAIFRRDNFTCQYCGVQSHHLTVDHVMPRHRGGKHTWNNVVSACPPCNRRKGGKLLTEVRMTLRHPPIEPPSTTRALFGHYLDEYHDWEPFLGDQ